A window of Torulaspora globosa chromosome 8, complete sequence contains these coding sequences:
- the EGD1 gene encoding Egd1p (ancestral locus Anc_8.485), which yields MPIDQEKLAKLQKLSANNKVGGTRRKMTKKSGSLSASNKDDTKLQSQLAKFHAVTVDNVAEANFFKDDGNVLHFNKVGVQVAPQHNTSVFYGIPQEKGLQELFPNIISQMGPESIQALTQLSAQLQQAQQAQKAKEGSNDAEKKDESIPELVEGQTFEGEVE from the coding sequence ATGCCAATCGACCAAGAGAAGCTAGCTAAGTTACAGAAATTGTCCGCCAACAACAAGGTTGGCGGtaccagaagaaagatgacCAAGAAGAGTGGCTCTTTGTCTGCTTCCAACAAGGATGATACTAAGTTGCAAAGTCAATTGGCTAAATTCCATGCTGTCACTGTTGACAACGTCGCCGAGGctaacttcttcaaggacgACGGTAATGTGTTGCACTTCAACAAGGTCGGTGTCCAAGTTGCACCACAACACAACACTTCTGTGTTCTACGGTATCCCACAAGAAAAGGGTTTGCAAGAGTTGTTCCCAAACATCATCTCTCAAATGGGTCCGGAATCCATTCAAGCTTTGACCCAATTGAGTGCTCAACTACAGCAGGCCCAACAGGCTCAAAAGGCTAAGGAGGGATCGAATGACgctgagaagaaggatgagaGCATTCCGGAGTTGGTCGAAGGTCAAACCTTCGAGGGCGAAGTCGAGTAG
- the PHO85 gene encoding cyclin-dependent serine/threonine-protein kinase PHO85 (ancestral locus Anc_8.482) yields the protein MKELKHENIVRLYDVIHTENKLTLVFEYMDNDLKKYMDSRMVENSPQGLEMSLVKYFQWQLLEGVAFCHESKILHRDLKPQNLLINNKGQLKLGDFGLARAFGIPVNTFSSEVVTLWYRAPDVLMGSRTYSTSIDMWSCGCILAEMVTGKPLFPGTNDDEQLKLIFDTMGTPNESTWPGVSSLPKYNPNFHQRLPKDLRTILQPHAREPLDDNLIELLHGLLQLNPDMRLSAKQALHHPWFAEYYQHP from the coding sequence atgaagGAGCTCAAACATGAGAATATCGTGAGACTGTATGATGTGATTCACACGGAGAACAAGTTGACGTTGGTTTTTGAGTATATGGACAACGATCTCAAGAAGTACATGGACTCGAGAATGGTGGAAAACAGCCCACAGGGCCTGGAGATGAGCCTTGTGAAATACTTCCAGTGGCAGTTGTTGGAGGGTGTGGCATTTTGCCACGAGAGCAAGATCCTCCACCGCGATTTGAAGCCTCAGAATCTGCTGATCAATAACAAGGGGCAGCTGAAGCTTGGAGATTTTGGGCTGGCGAGGGCGTTTGGTATCCCCGTGAACACGTTTTCCAGCGAAGTGGTCACGCTGTGGTATAGGGCGCCTGATGTCCTTATGGGTTCAAGAACTTATTCCACGTCGATCGACATGTGGTCGTGTGGATGCATCTTGGCTGAGATGGTGACGGGTAAGCCGCTATTCCCAGGCACTaacgatgatgaacagTTGAAGCTCATATTTGATACCATGGGCACTCCAAACGAATCGACGTGGCCTGGAGTTTCGTCCTTGCCTAAGTACAACCCCAACTTCCATCAGAGACTTCCCAAGGACCTGAGGACAATCTTACAGCCTCATGCCAGGGAACCGTTAGATGACAACCTTATTGAGCTGTTGCATGGGCTGCTTCAGCTAAACCCTGATATGAGATTGAGCGCTAAGCAGGCATTGCACCACCCCTGGTTCGCCGAGTACTACCAACATCCTTGA
- the SUV3 gene encoding ATP-dependent RNA helicase SUV3 (ancestral locus Anc_8.480), with translation MFKRLALPIAVAHRCFRRTSLSRYHNRKVSARIFEDESWLVTKPKLNNLPKGATKESSFVQYEFTGLNPTSLYHRDPMFKNLLDRSIQLIYNEKVTADSAEDNTKFLAWLKLRDYLYEGLKDPKLTSNTENYRPTLQQTVRPTEPSKLVLQLLKTDEIEDSVWNKILSKKEAITVQDKYVYLLRQMYNYIYGQEIVPKMAHTREIRGSHDVDISNPTEWFPEARKMKRHIIMHIGPTNSGKTYNALQKLKNADRGYYAGPLRLLAREIYDRFQEEGVRCNLLTGEEVIQDLDAAGNPAGITSGTVEMVPLTQNYDVVVLDEIQMMADADRGWAWTHALLGVRAREIHLCGEKSTLPVIKKIASMAGDRLTINEYKRLGELEVETTVLKKGLKSLRKGDCVVAFSKKRILDLKLKIERETNLRVAVIYGSLPPETRIQQAKLFNTGEYDVLVASDAIGMGLNLSIDRVVFTTDLKFNGQEMVDLTSSNMKQIGGRAGRFKANAGNGEIPKGSITALEPRVLTSVRRGIEAPISYLQTAVIWPTDEICARVATKFPPGTPTSTVLRTIALQLEQRSDKLFTLSDLKNRLSVLQVFEHMDSLPFLEKLRLSNAPVKDLTMVKRAFYKFCETIAKRQTRGLLTYPFPFEVLDFRCIADEKFTLELYESLYNIIMIYFWLSNRYPNFFIDLESARDMKYFCELIIFEKLDRLKKNPYDKKGLMSTRQGSRYKPKASYSRRSTNNFKNHY, from the coding sequence ATGTTCAAGAGATTGGCTCTACCAATAGCGGTAGCTCACAGATGCTTTCGACGAACATCTCTGTCCAGGTATCATAACAGGAAAGTTTCAGCTAGGATCTTTGAGGATGAAAGCTGGCTGGTGACAAAGCCCAAACTGAACAACCTACCGAAGGGTGCAACCAAGGAATCTTCATTTGTGCAATATGAGTTTACTGGTTTGAATCCAACGTCGCTGTATCATCGAGATCCAATGTTCAAGAATCTTTTGGATCGATCGATTCAGCTCATTTACAATGAGAAGGTAACTGCAGATAGTGCAGAGGATAATACTAAGTTTCTGGCATGGCTAAAGCTTCGAGATTATCTATATGAAGGTCTGAAGGATCCGAAGTTGACGAGCAACACTGAAAACTACCGGCCTACTTTGCAACAGACAGTGAGGCCGACCGAGCCTAGTAAGCTGgtccttcaattgctcaaaACTgatgaaatcgaagatTCTGTATGGAATAAGATactttccaagaaagaagctaTCACAGTACAGGACAAGTACGTTTATCTTTTGCGTCAAATGTATAATTACATCTatggccaagaaattgtGCCTAAGATGGCACACACAAGAGAAATCAGGGGGTCTCATGATGTTGACATATCAAACCCTACTGAATGGTTTCCTGAGgcgagaaagatgaaacgCCATATAATAATGCATATCGGACCGACAAATTCTGGTAAGACCTACAATGCCCTGcaaaagctgaaaaatgcGGACCGAGGATACTATGCGGGTCCGCTAAGACTGCTTGCCAGAGAAATATACGAtagatttcaagaagaaggagtGCGATGCAACTTATTGACCGGAGAAGAAGTGATTCAAGATCTCGATGCCGCCGGAAATCCCGCAGGTATAACGTCTGGTACAGTAGAAATGGTTCCTCTAACGCAAAATTACGATGTAGTTGTCCTCGATGAGATACAGATGATGGCGGACGCCGATCGTGGCTGGGCTTGGACGCATGCGCTGCTAGGCGTGAGGGCTCGTGAAATCCATCTATGTGGAGAGAAGAGTACTCTACCAGTGATAAAAAAAATTGCCAGCATGGCAGGTGATAGACTAACTATTAATGAATACAAGCGACTCGGTGAGCTTGAGGTTGAAACAACTGTGCTAAAGAAAGGACTGAAGAGTTTGCGGAAGGGTGATTGTGTGGTTGcgttttcgaagaaaaggatcCTTGATCTGAAACTAAAGATAGAACGGGAAACGAATCTACGGGTGGCAGTCATCTATGGCTCTTTGCCTCCTGAGACGAGAATCCAGCAAGCCAAACTTTTCAACACTGGCGAGTACGATGTTCTGGTTGCCTCCGACGCCATTGGTATGGGACTCAATCTGTCAATCGATCGAGTCGTATTCACCACAGACCTCAAGTTTaatggccaagaaatggtGGATTTAACGTCTTCCAACATGAAGCAAATAGGCGGAAGAGCGGGGAGATTTAAGGCGAACGCGGGGAACGGCGAGATTCCTAAGGGATCGATAACCGCTTTGGAGCCCAGAGTCCTGACCTCTGTTAGACGAGGCATTGAAGCGCCTATCAGCTACTTGCAGACCGCGGTTATCTGGCCTACCGACGAAATCTGCGCAAGAGTAGCGACTAAGTTCCCACCGGGAACCCCTACAAGCACCGTATTAAGAACAATCGCCTTACAGCTAGAGCAGCGATCGGATAAGCTGTTCACGCTATCAGACCTGAAGAACCGGCTCAGCGTTCTACAGGTCTTCGAGCACATGGACAGTCTGCCGTTCTTGGAAAAACTGCGATTGAGCAACGCCCCAGTGAAGGATCTAACCATGGTGAAGCGAGCATTCTACAAATTTTGCGAGACCATCGCCAAGAGACAAACCAGAGGTCTGCTCACCTATCCATTCCCCTTCGAAGTCCTCGACTTTAGATGCATAGCAGACGAAAAATTCACTCTCGAACTGTACGAATCCCTCTACAACATCATTATGATCTATTTCTGGCTGAGCAATAGATATCCGAACTTTTTCATTGACCTCGAGTCTGCTAGAGACATGAAGTATTTCTGCGAATTGATCATCTTTGAGAAACTCGACCGTCTGAAAAAAAATCCTTACGACAAGAAAGGTCTAATGAGCACAAGACAAGGCTCCCGCTATAAGCCAAAAGCATCCTACTCTAGGAGATCAACCAACAATTTCAAGAACCATTACTAG
- a CDS encoding uncharacterized protein (ancestral locus Anc_8.483): MGYALTGYPSRSDKRRRQSQYRFCAYEDDRRRPKGKARARRKGTVEANGRVAQMKTPPSSLQELPVEVLERIFVLSRDLTLMPALNSYFYHNLKPSSHLLRKFMWEIYSFDYYDYEASVLRGKLSNFNENEVFLIDSIFDNRTFFEFYRDNYAELSKRVRGYIPRYCLEADFSMSHPDVPGYDFPERFYTEFDHLFLHKEMMNDLGNTFTFERVSEVIEGLLEWLFTEFPPYVKNYDQIHEAIVLVLDLGFPDYVDAPAGPLFALLHAVFENKDPQGLRAFADRLCEEEVEDSRIKLLESFLTRWYAEGESRDCLSDPMLWAELRRLSNMAVVEAIERCGGEPQYDIFF; encoded by the coding sequence ATGGGGTATGCGTTAACGGGATATCCAAGTCGATCAGATAAGCGTAGAAGACAGAGCCAGTATCGTTTTTGTGCGTATGAAGATGACAGGCGTAGACCAAAAGGCAAGGCAAGGGCCAGGAGGAAGGGGACCGTGGAAGCGAATGGCAGGGTGGCTCAGATGAAGACTCCACCTTCGAGTTTACAGGAGCTTCCAGTGGAGGTGCTGGAGCGAATATTTGTGCTTTCGCGGGATTTGACGCTGATGCCCGCTCTGAATAGCTACTTTTACCACAATTTGAAGCCCTCTTCGCATCTGCTGCGCAAGTTTATGTGGGAAATTTACAGTTTTGACTATTATGACTACGAGGCTTCCGTGCTGCGTGGAAAGCTCTCAAATTTTAATGAAAACGAGgtcttcctcatcgacAGCATCTTTGATAACAGGACTTTCTTCGAATTCTACAGAGACAACTACGCTGAGCTGTCGAAACGAGTTCGCGGCTATATTCCACGTTATTGTTTGGAGGCAGACTTCTCGATGAGCCACCCAGACGTGCCAGGATACGATTTTCCAGAGAGATTCTACACCGAGTTCGACCACTTGTTTCTACATAAAGAAATGATGAATGATTTGGGTAACACATTCACATTTGAACGAGTTTCGGAGGTCATCGAAGGCCTCTTGGAGTGGCTGTTCACGGAGTTTCCCCCATATGTCAAGAATTATGATCAGATTCATGAGGCGATCGTCCTCGTCCTGGATTTGGGATTCCCAGACTATGTAGATGCGCCAGCTGGTCCTTTGTTCGCCCTGTTACACGCAGTCTTTGAGAATAAAGATCCGCAAGGACTGCGGGCATTCGCGGATAGGCTCTGCGAGGAGGAAGTGGAGGACAGCAGGATCAAGCTTCTAGAATCCTTCCTGACGAGATGGTACGCAGAAGGAGAGAGCCGTGACTGTTTGTCCGATCCAATGCTTTGGGCTGAACTACGCCGACTATCTAACATGGCGGTGGTTGAAGCGATCGAGAGGTGTGGGGGCGAACCCCAGTATGACATTTTCTTCTAA
- the MET31 gene encoding Met31p (ancestral locus Anc_8.486), which yields MSEEALFFSQAAEAIVATSLNAANVDPTIRELLSRIKYSLPGLPPAQAQESQNGVANDAGTVLPETRDVTNGPGVLEYFASPMSLSISNGNGSQTSHTEHFNISPGNSNAKGSGESTQGVRNQSDKSAEEKKYSCAKCKLEFRRTSDLRRHERTHLPVLPNICPQCGKGFARKDALKRHSNTLTCRRNRSKLLSIGGDINDILERVQQTGNGT from the coding sequence ATGAGTGAGGAGGCTCTCTTCTTTAGCCAGGCTGCGGAAGCGATTGTGGCGACTTCTCTCAATGCTGCTAATGTGGACCCAACGATAAGAGAACTGTTAAGCCGAATCAAGTATTCGCTCCCCGGTTTGCCCCCAGCGCAGGCGCAAGAGAGCCAAAATGGGGTAGCAAATGATGCTGGCACTGTTTTGCCCGAGACGAGAGATGTTACTAATGGACCTGGGGTTCTGGAGTATTTTGCAAGCCCAATGAGTTTAAGCATATCGAATGGCAATGGCTCGCAAACGTCACACACCGAGCACTTCAACATTTCGCCGGGGAATAGCAATGCAAAAGGTTCTGGGGAATCAACGCAGGGGGTGCGGAATCAAAGCGATAAGTCGGcggaggagaagaagtacTCGTGCGCCAAGTGTAAACTGGAATTTCGTCGAACATCCGATTTGAGAAGACATGAGAGGACACATCTGCCTGTGCTGCCCAATATTTGCCCGCAATGTGGCAAAGGGTTTGCCAGAAaagatgctttgaagagacaTTCAAATACTTTGACCTGCAGAAGGAACAGAAGTAAACTATTAAGTATCGGTGGGGACATCAATGACATTCTGGAAAGAGTGCAACAAACAGGCAATGGGACGTAG
- the TRM44 gene encoding tRNA (uracil) methyltransferase (ancestral locus Anc_8.481), which yields MGAANVGSQRGGFKFGADRHSLLGAEWYGMYSTQEPVTFKREHFETAMMNLIREPNINSSVILRADILSEVDITGDREEVIVKDKECLNPEIKEFEAKKINIEDLEVREAAIAPEMDLHIRKQVVRRIIPRNPYKDAIINQTCLVLRGPEEDGPDCLVIYIPHINAEDECPFYIPRVKAVGILLHGDILSVHYVPFDNGEVLRDESQRVVRTAWRLLQTAFKHSTGVIQGYKKRVNHDQVVDKVNFQNQYINLKKKYSKFLVDNWAESTDPKKHVFEDIAIAAFLIELWRKVKGPDFREKMQFRDLGCGNGVLCYILISEGVTGIGIDARHRKSWAIYPADIQACLKEQVIIPSLLLRPHPEVRKRAPHLQHNGGLFPVKVAHELIAPATVVYSSEDLLRSPQVNVAEFSPETFIIGNHSDELTCWIPLLGYPFMVIPCCSHDFSGRRVRFNVRELEARQTSNSTYAGLVDHVSYIASRVGWKVEKEMLRIPSTRNAALIGYENENLGQFPTQEVYDMVLEDGGPDGWIQNTMALMKRSPRNH from the coding sequence ATGGGAGCTGCCAATGTGGGTTCCCAACGTGGAGGCTTCAAGTTCGGGGCCGATAGACATAGTTTACTGGGTGCTGAGTGGTACGGAATGTATTCGACGCAAGAGCCGGTGACGTTTAAGCGGGAACATTTTGAAACTGCAATGATGAATCTCATCAGGGAACCGAATATCAACTCGTCCGTTATTTTGAGGGCTGATATTTTGAGCGAAGTTGACATCACCGGCGATAGAGAAGAGGTTATAGTGAAGGACAAAGAATGCCTAAACCCGGAGATTAAAGAGTTTGAAGCCAAGAAGATAAACATCGAAGATCTGGAAGTGAGGGAGGCAGCAATTGCGCCTGAAATGGATTTACACATTAGAAAACAGGTGGTTAGAAGGATAATACCCAGGAACCCATACAAGGACGCGATCATAAACCAGACGTGTCTCGTTCTCAGAGGCCCGGAGGAAGATGGCCCAGACTGTCTTGTCATTTACATTCCGCATATCAATGCAGAGGATGAGTGCCCCTTCTACATCCCGCGTGTAAAGGCGGTTGGCATTTTGCTACATGGGGATATCCTCTCTGTACACTATGTTCCATTCGATAATGGCGAGGTACTGCGAGACGAATCTCAGAGAGTGGTCAGGACGGCTTGGCGATTGTTGCAGACTGCTTTCAAGCATTCCACGGGCGTTATACAAGGTTACAAAAAGCGAGTGAATCACGACCAGGTGGTCGACAAGGTGAACTTCCAAAACCAATATAtcaatctgaagaaaaaataTTCCAAGTTCCTGGTCGACAATTGGGCAGAGTCAACCGATCCTAAGAAACATGTTTTCGAAGACATTGCCATTGCAGCTTTTCTCATTGAACTCTGGCGTAAGGTCAAGGGACCTGACTTTAGGGAAAAGATGCAGTTCAGAGATCTGGGATGCGGTAACGGAGTGCTATGTTATATTCTTATAAGCGAAGGCGTCACTGGGATCGGGATAGACGCAAGGCACCGCAAATCATGGGCAATATATCCTGCTGATATCCAGGCATGTCTGAAAGAGCAAGTCATAATACCATCTTTACTGTTACGTCCGCATCCAGAGGTCAGAAAAAGGGCCCCGCACCTTCAGCACAATGGTGGACTATTTCCTGTAAAAGTGGCGCACGAGCTAATAGCACCAGCAACCGTGGTATATTCCAGTGAGGATTTACTGCGTTCTCCTCAGGTGAACGTTGCAGAGTTTAGCCCGGAGACGTTCATTATCGGCAATCATTCTGACGAGCTGACCTGCTGGATCCCGCTACTGGGATACCCTTTCATGGTGATTCCTTGCTGCTCGCACGATTTTTCAGGTCGCCGTGTTCGTTTTAACGTCAGAGAGTTAGAGGCTAGACAGACATCCAACAGCACCTATGCCGGTTTGGTGGACCATGTCAGCTATATCGCTAGTCGCGTGGGATGGAAAGTTGAGAAGGAAATGCTCAGGATCCCTAGCACCAGAAACGCTGCCCTGATAGGATATGAGAATGAAAACCTGGGTCAATTCCCGACGCAAGAGGTCTATGATATGGTTTTGGAGGACGGCGGTCCTGACGGATGGATACAAAACACAATGGccctgatgaagagaagcCCTCGAAATCATTGA
- the SVL3 gene encoding Svl3p (ancestral locus Anc_8.484) produces MGSSSMLRVLIVGNNPNLVLYASRFQLAKSVELFHVSSTKSNIFSIETVAYGKEEFKLDNHFTSVSNLIEALKQSGDSASLIFDMIILSASSLQEVSSSASQINPLININTKLFLESSGFVQLEPFVKMSLDLPQLNIFSIATDYDIRQVGDNLYQQFGGPRNGGSAIFLGESSVIGQQQQQQQNSKNSPANSSSSLSQTATKYPKNVVTLLETFQRLFKKLLPQDTIGLCNYSAAEFVSQQWALAVPKICFDPLLILFEETKPKELHQHILAKPLISGLVTEVITVMKSMGAKLNGNMENESSLLSHWQRMYPKPDEMPSLVYHYIRRTASLNIDMLLLQPILLADDYGIKTPYLEFLYSAMCQYQKLNEGKSKWFARVENQQDLKSQLVRRTEEKNLFESKAASYESALQEKDALIQQLQSSEQSFKSQVSALQNQIGALRKEMIGLTKKHEMELQQLREEQRIAMANTPHANSNTSAAKEQQETAARDHYGPTGTPNLKDIEDVALFGINYGDTPRKDEARQHLQQPTPPPTSGSMHSSGSHSGSGSGSGSEVDKSLKERELEIRKKELDLQERELELQRRAVQQQHQRFSKSQKQNNNPTSPTLGNRKSSFPHLQQASGVRPNRSMHGAAPAQALSAGNFVDPLSSSMGYRGGGTFNQTSLIATGQMQSHHSHSIKPTSRKNRNSNMAIIGNASSLGLNDYGRPPPAPNQTRLNSLSTGNLNSQPRLRQQSNVELNNIGQSAYNASTNLNAKLNMPHPIKASSSAAVNQPMSGGSTQQPLEFQTKRQFSSSTTAENNTTAANMSMSSVVHNPMTETIDQRQTQASAQVQSPPQINIDGPESPLPSSGGMHMSDSNEEIENSTGDSSQPHTDAKKDKKKKFGLFGKKNKSKNPK; encoded by the coding sequence ATGggctcttcttcaatgctaAGGGTGCTGATTGTGGGCAATAATCCCAACTTGGTGCTGTATGCTTCTCGGTTTCAGCTGGCTAAGAGTGtggaacttttccatgTGAGTAGCACGAAATCCAATATTTTCAGTATTGAGACTGTGGCTTACGGCAAGGAAGAATTCAAACTGGACAATCATTTCACATCAGTTTCAAATTTGATAGAGGCTCTTAAGCAGTCTGGTGACAGCGCTAGTCTTATATTTGATATGATCATATTGAGCGCGTCTTCGTTACAGGAGGTTTCATCTTCGGCGTCTCAAATAAACCCATTGATCAATATAAACACCAAGCTTTTCCTTGAAAGCAGTGGTTTTGTTCAATTGGAACCGTTCGTCAAGATGTCGCTGGATTTGCCTCAGCTGAATATTTTCAGTATTGCCACCGATTACGATATACGTCAGGTGGGCGACAATCTGTATCAGCAGTTTGGTGGCCCTAGGAACGGCGGCTCTGCAATTTTTCTGGGTGAGAGCAGCGTGATAgggcagcagcagcagcagcagcagaactcGAAGAATTCTCCGGccaactcttcatcttctttgagcCAAACGGCAACGAAGTACCCTAAAAATGTGGTTACTCTGCTTGAAACTTTCCAGAGGCTGTTTAAGAAGCTGTTGCCACAGGATACTATCGGTCTGTGCAATTATTCTGCAGCGGAATTTGTTTCGCAGCAGTGGGCCTTGGCGGTACCAAAGATCTGTTTTGATCCGTTATTGATTCTTTTCGAGGAAACCAAACCAAAGGAGCTGCATCAACATATTCTCGCTAAGCCATTGATATCCGGCCTTGTTACTGAGGTGATAACCGTTATGAAAAGCATGGGGGCTAAATTAAACGGCAATATGGAAAATGAAAGCAGTCTGTTGTCTCATTGGCAAAGGATGTATCCTAAGCCTGATGAAATGCCATCGTTGGTGTACCATTATATCAGAAGGACAGCATCGCTGAATATCGATATGCTATTGCTTCAACCCATTTTGTTGGCAGACGATTATGGTATCAAGACTCCGTACTTGGAGTTTCTTTACTCAGCGATGTGTCAGTACCAAAAGTTAAACGAAGGTAAATCCAAGTGGTTTGCTAGAGTTGAGAATCAGCAGGATTTGAAATCGCAGTTGGTTAGACGcactgaagaaaagaatcTGTTTGAATCGAAGGCCGCAAGCTACGAAAGCGCCTTACAAGAGAAGGATGCGCTCATTCAACAATTGCAAAGCTCAGAACAATCCTTTAAAAGCCAGGTCTCAGCGTTGCAGAACCAGATAGGCGCTTTAAGAAAAGAAATGATTGGACTGACGAAGAAACATGAGATGGAATTGCAGCAACTGAGAGAAGAGCAGCGGATCGCAATGGCTAATACACCACATGCTAATTCGAACACATCTGCTGCGAAAGAGCAGCAGGAAACAGCCGCTCGAGATCACTATGGGCCTACAGGAACTCcaaatttgaaggatattgaagatgtAGCGCTTTTTGGCATTAACTATGGTGATACCCCACGAAAGGACGAAGCAAGACAGCACTTGCAGCAGCCCACTCCTCCTCCAACTTCTGGTTCAATGCATAGTAGCGGTAGTCACAGCGGTAGCGGCAGCGGCAGCGGATCGGAAGTCGACAAATCACTGAAGGAACGGGAGCTCGAGATTCGTAAAAAAGAATTGGACTTGCAAGAGCGCGAGCTAGAATTGCAGAGAAGGGCTGtccagcagcagcaccaAAGATTTTCTAAGAGCCAAAAGCAGAATAACAATCCTACTTCCCCGACTTTGGGAAACAGGAAGTCCTCATTCcctcatcttcagcaagcTTCGGGCGTTCGTCCCAATAGATCAATGCATGGCGCTGCACCAGCCCAAGCCTTGTCCGCTGGCAATTTTGTCGATCCActttcttcgtcaatgGGTTATAGAGGTGGTGGTACTTTTAACCAAACAAGCTTGATAGCAACCGGTCAAATGCAGTCACACCATTCTCATTCGATCAAGCCAACAAGCAGGAAAAATAGAAACAGCAATATGGCAATCATTGGAAATGCATCGAGCCTTGGTTTGAATGACTATGGAAGGCCGCCGCCGGCTCCGAATCAAACGCGTCTCAATTCGCTGTCAACAGGTAACTTGAACTCGCAACCACGTCTGAGACAGCAAAGCAACGTCGAACTGAATAATATCGGCCAGAGCGCATATAACGCATCAACAAATTTGAACGCCAAACTGAATATGCCACATCCGATCAAAGCCAGCTCGTCTGCTGCTGTGAACCAACCAATGTCTGGTGGTTCTACTCAACAACCGTTAGAGTTCCAAACTAAAAGACAGTTCAGCTCCAGTACAACAGCAGAAAACAACACAACGGCTGCCAACATGTCGATGAGTTCTGTTGTGCATAACCCGATGACCGAGACGATTGATCAACGTCAAACACAGGCGTCCGCACAGGTGCAGTCGCCGCCGCAGATAAACATTGATGGCCCGGAGTCCCCGCTACCAAGTAGTGGAGGTATGCATATGAGCGATTCGAACGAAGAAATTGAGAATTCAACGGGCGATTCTAGTCAACCCCACACAGACGCAAAGAAAgacaaaaagaagaagtttgggCTCTTCGGTAAGAAAAACAAGTCGAAGAATCCGAAATGA